From one Anoplolepis gracilipes chromosome 8, ASM4749672v1, whole genome shotgun sequence genomic stretch:
- the LOC140668738 gene encoding uncharacterized protein isoform X2 has translation MDSKTPPIPLKPQEKPQPQKRTERVADVSLPPLTTYPNPRTKDRSLIGTSWSQNPRLASQQDHRKKRPYKVLHIGATPLMHACQQGDRARVLRLLKEQGETIAYRDRTLRNALHYCMDAGTGGAVAAAAPELVNAPDAEGHTPLHLAVIAGDTQLVAVLLANGADVNAKDLEGHSVLHWATVCGEAECVRLVLAAGARPSTPDLRGGSPLHYAAQCCGAAATAELAVPKKVGLKVLQTLLEFGADVNAKDEDGRQPILWAASAGSVEAVLALARAGGSAAAGTSDKDGLTALHCAASRGHARCVEALVNLCGSHPDHVDDNGCSALHYAATLGHADATALILKLGADPNRQDRKGRTPALCAAAKGQLETLKILSQHGGSLHVRTVRGTGIGHEAVASGRIELIKWLAKRRPSTLDVATHDGKTPLHVAALHGYLDACKVLLDHGAKINAVLRTSKGNSMTALDAALYRGHRDCAKLIQMHGGSTAQQLRTHKTAPNKVFTAKFRVKHNGSSSGSDSSPCRKGHRGHKHPELYYEERWIERRTRRKSNSRKLARRDSRSFSEEEVRLSKSTKKDERRARSESARYDDNGNSERNLRKKRGRKVLSHKHEYSDSSIESDSCDYSHDDDENETTVQRQRAKMQQETRKDKSKSSNETPAKDSSKKEDDDDNESVSDDSLEVIVVRKSLEKKCEKVISGRRSKTPRECTKETKLTKMHKRSSKKTSRSGKSRISDNDENVIDRDESPDKKEKSVTLKEPIRTSGTPPEEDEVDERIIESRYRRDATDSTSQETVERVIVTAMVHKDQMPDTPKSTLGATREIIHEDTLKTKTIETEETKEISEDVTTSDKNKPVSPHKMDRQDASGEKIQEVVQESSQITDEIQDEDERAKRTSDKTQGKLDTSEDVTPSDDTHEKQKADEDKIADKASYLSIESNVTEDIDSERKDSSKDEEKADKQSVSDQKDLSQHSIIVDEESGKSVSEDSKRAEIAKKTSSDNEDSKTLSSKQSEVHETTSSSKDKIADLTGEEKGATLTKQGSAKTVAKKSSESLEDTESKEDEDLNKHEEKSTGVSSMESVLNVEETLSPGRTPHDKKSEKRSDRERPEIETRGKDSRYIDDSSSSSPKSLKPVKMRRSRPSTGRNAKTGRSSSSTLTKKHLFESSEECSSHQRAIVAVIDSTEWDEDEAVEQEIRQALGEDALERDTEHEEDNEMGVMRVLPSTSEEETPSTTLGVSRTARIDSLPQVQSTTGNRLVTIENSDQIRRERFWRKQRRDSGGRDSGIEPSPRVSRIPRRRNARCCPNTAKQQALNMETITRDVQISLRRYYLERKIFFQLMELKRLQIRHGRANEHVLVKRQVEAFNRSGMSGPTLGVAKYDQPLTFRQFEAFLYEQLRRLQGRPTTPDFCTEAKQCTQKTHRCHHATSAYTSIPVYTYHYNCSRWRRPRSSGTSSEDRESRQRTHDGGSDAWRRKTGDRPSD, from the exons ATGGACTCGAAGACACCGCCGATCCCGTTGAAGCCGCAGGAGAAGCCTCAACCTCAGAAGAGAACAGAACGTGTGGCCGACGTGTCTTTGCCCCCGCTGACAACTTATCCGAATCCTCGTACCAAGGACAGATCGCTCATCGGTACATCGTGGTCGCAGAATCCCAGGCTTGCGTCGCAGCAGGATCATCGCAAGAAGAGACCTTACAA AGTGCTACACATCGGCGCTACGCCCTTGATGCACGCCTGTCAACAGGGCGACAGAGCGAGGGTGTTGAGATTACTGAAGGAACAGGGAGAAACAATCGCTTACAGAGATCGCACGTTAAGGAACGCTCTTCATTATTGCATGGACGCGGGAACCGGTGGTGCGGTCGCCGCGGCGGCACCGGAATTGGTGAACGCCCCGGATGCCGAGGGTCACACGCCACTTCATCTGGCGGTCATCGCCGGCGATACTCAGCTGGTCGCGGTTCTCCTGGCGAACGGGGCCGATGTCAACGCCAAGGATCTTGAAGGGCACAGCGTTCTTCATTGGGCTACTG tcTGCGGAGAAGCGGAGTGCGTTCGATTAGTCTTGGCAGCTGGTGCGCGACCTTCCACTCCCGATTTACGCGGTGGTTCTCCGCTTCACTACGCCGCCCAATGCTGCGGAGCGGCCGCCACAGCCGAGCTCGCGGTTCCCAAGAAGGTCGGTTTGAAGGTTCTGCAAACGCTCCTCGAATTCGGCGCGGATGTAAACGCAAAAGACGAAGATGGACGACAGCCGATTCTATGGGCGGCAAGCGCTGGTAGCGTGGAGGCCGTATTGGCTCTGGCAAG AGCCGGAGGATCGGCGGCCGCGGGTACTTCAGACAAGGACGGATTGACGGCGCTTCATTGCGCGGCTTCCCGGGGCCACGCGAGATGCGTGGAAGCGTTGGTCAACTTGTGCGGATCTCACCCCGACCACGTGGACGACAACGGTTGCTCCGCGTTACACTACGCCGCCACTTTGGGTCATGCTGACGCCACCGCACTTATTCTTAAACTCGGCGCGGATCCTAATCGTCAGGATCGAAAGGGTAGAAC ACCGGCACTTTGCGCCGCGGCTAAAGGGCAGTTGGAAACCTTGAAGATTCTGAGTCAACACGGCGGTTCGCTTCACGTCAGAACTGTACGAGGTACAGGGATCGGTCACGAGGCAGTCGCATCCGGTAGAATCGAGTTGATAAAGTGGCTGGCGAAGAGGAGACCAAGCACGTTGGACGTCGCTACGCACGACGGCAAGACACCTCTTCACGTCGCTGCTTTGCACGGCTACTTGGATGCGTGCAAGGTTCTTTTGGATCACGGCGCAAAAATCAACGCTGTTCTCAGGACCAGTAAGGGCAACTCGATGACTGCACTGGACGCGGCACTCTACAGAGGGCACCGAGATTGCGCGAAACTGATCCAGATGCACGGTGGCAGTACGGCCCAGCAGTTGAGGACGCATAAAACTGCACCGAACAAAG TTTTCACAGCAAAGTTTCGAGTGAAACATAACGGGAGCAGTTCCGGAAGCGACAGTAGTCCTTGTAGGAAAGGTCACAGAGGCCACAAACATCCCGAGCTCTACTACGAGGAACGATGGATAGAACGGAGAACACGACGGAAAAGTAATTCGAGAAAGCTGGCTCGTCGGGATAGTCGAAGTTTCAGCGAAGAGGAAGTGCGATTATCGAAGTCTACGAAAAAAGATGAGAGGAGAGCTCGAAGCGAATCTGCgcg ATACGATGATAATGGCAACAGCGAGCGCAATCTGCGAAAAAAACGAGGCAGAAAAGTATTGAGTCACAAACATGAATATTCGGATTCGTCGATCGAATCTGATAGCTGTGATTATTCTCACGACGATGATGAAAATGAGACAACCGTACAGCGGCAACGTGCAAAAATGCAGCAGGAAACAAGAAAAGACAAGAGTAAGAGTTCCAACGAAACGCCAGCCAAAGATAGCTCGAAGAAAGAGGACGATGACGACAATGAAAGCGTAAGCGACGACAGCTTAGAGGTGATTGTGGTGAGGAAATcgctagaaaaaaaatgtgaaaaagtgATATCCGGAAGAAGATCGAAGACTCCTAGAGAATGCACGAAGGAGACAAAACTCACCAAAATGCACAAACGTAGTTCCAAGAAGACGTCCAGATCCGGTAAATCAAGAATATCCGATAACGATGAAAATGTGATAGATCGAGACGAATCACccgataagaaagaaaaaagcgtAACGCTAAAAGAGCCGATACGTACTTCGGGAACACCACCTGAAGAAGATGAAGTTGACGAGAGGATAATAGAATCTCGATATCGCAGAGACGCGACGGATAGCACCAGTCAGGAAACTGTGGAGCGAGTGATTGTCACGGCGATGGTTCACAAGGATCAGATGCCCGACACTCCGAAATCAACGTTGGGGGCAACGAGGGAGATTATTCATGAAGACACTTTGAAGACGAAAACGATAGAGACAGAAGAGACGAAGGAAATTTCCGAAGATGTTACTACTTCCGACAAAAATAAGCCGGTATCGCCGCACAAAATGGATAGGCAAGATGCTTCTGGAGAAAAAATACAGGAAGTGGTGCAAGAAAGTTCCCAAATTACTGATGAAATTCAAGATGAGGATGAGAGAGCCAAGAGAACGAGTGATAAGACGCAAG GCAAGTTAGATACATCCGAAGACGTAACACCGAGTGACGATACGCACGAAAAGCAAAAAGCGGACGAGGACAAAATAGCTGATAAAGCCTCTTATTTAAGTATCGAATCTAATGTTACTGAAGATATCGACAGTGAGAGGAAAGACAGTTCAAAAGATGAAGAGAAAGCCGATAAGCAATCTGTTTCGGATCAAAAAGACCTTTCTCAACATTCTATTATCGTGGACGAAGAAAGCGGAAAATCCGTTTCCGAAGATTCAAAGCGAGCGGAGATCGCGAAAAAGACTTCATCGGATAATGAAGACTCAAAGACACTGTCTTCGAAACAATCAGAAGTACACGAAACTACGAGTAGTTCAAAGGATAAAATAGCAGATCTGACAGGTGAGGAAAAAGGCGCAACTTTGACAAAACAGGGATCTGCGAAAACAGTCGCCAAAAAGAGCTCCGAATCGCTCGAAGATACTGAATCAAAAGAGGATGAAGATTTGAACAAGCACGAAGAAAAATCTACGGGCGTGTCATCAATGGAATCGGTGTTGAATGTGGAGGAAACTCTTTCTCCAGGAAGGACGCCTCACGATAAAAAATCGGAAAAAAGATCAGACAGAGAACGACCAGAGATTGAAACAA GGGGCAAAGATTCTCGTTACATCGACGATAGTTCCTCGAGTTCTCCAAAATCCTTGAAGCCGGTTAAGATGAGACGTTCGAGACCGTCCACGGGAAGGAACGCAAAGACAGGAAGATCGTCCTCAAGTACATTAACGAAAAAACATCTGTTTGAAAGCTCGGAAGAATGTTCGTCGCATCAGCGTGCGATAGTCGCGGTGATAGATAGCACAGAATGGGACGAGGACGAGGCGGTTGAACAGGAAATCCGACAAGCACTCGGGGAGGATGCACTGGAGCGCGATACGGAACACGAAGAGGACAATGAGATGGGTGTTATGCGAGTTTTGCCAAGTACGAGCGAGGAAGAGACTCCCAGCACGACTTTAGGTGTATCTAGAACTGCTAGAATCGACTCTTTGCCTcag gTGCAATCGACCACTGGCAACCGTTTAGTTACAATCGAGAATTCCGATCAGATCCGTCGAGAACGATTCTGGCGGAAACAACGTCGCGACAGCGGAGGTAGAGACAGCGGGATAGAACCAAGTCCGAGGGTGTCGAGAATTCCACGGAGGCGAAACGCAAGATGCTGTCCGAATACGGCGAAACAGCAAGCCCTCAATATGGAAACTATCACCAGGGACGTGCAAATTAGTCTGCGTCGTTATTATCTCGAAAGGAAGATTTTTTTCCAACTGATGGAACTAAAGAGATTGCAGATTCGTCACGGTAGAGCGAACGAGCATGTCCTGGTGAAAAGGCAG gtgGAAGCTTTTAATAGATCTGGCATGTCTGGACCCACCCTTGGCGTCGCAAAATATGATCAACCGTTAACATTCAG ACAATTCGAAGCGTTCCTGTACGAACAATTAAGAAGATTACAGGGAAGACCGACTACTCCAGATTTTTGCACCGAAGCTAAGCAATGCACGCAAAAGACTCATCGTTGCCATCACGCGACCAGCGCTTACACCTCTATTCCAGTGTACACGTATC ATTATAATTGCAGTAGGTGGAGACGTCCCAGATCGAGCGGAACATCTTCCGAAGATAGAGAGTCGCGGCAGAGGACACATGACG GTGGAAGTGACGCATGGAGAAGAAAAACAGGTGATCGCCCTTCCGACTGA
- the LOC140668738 gene encoding uncharacterized protein isoform X1 → MDSKTPPIPLKPQEKPQPQKRTERVADVSLPPLTTYPNPRTKDRSLIGTSWSQNPRLASQQDHRKKRPYKVLHIGATPLMHACQQGDRARVLRLLKEQGETIAYRDRTLRNALHYCMDAGTGGAVAAAAPELVNAPDAEGHTPLHLAVIAGDTQLVAVLLANGADVNAKDLEGHSVLHWATVCGEAECVRLVLAAGARPSTPDLRGGSPLHYAAQCCGAAATAELAVPKKVGLKVLQTLLEFGADVNAKDEDGRQPILWAASAGSVEAVLALARAGGSAAAGTSDKDGLTALHCAASRGHARCVEALVNLCGSHPDHVDDNGCSALHYAATLGHADATALILKLGADPNRQDRKGRTPALCAAAKGQLETLKILSQHGGSLHVRTVRGTGIGHEAVASGRIELIKWLAKRRPSTLDVATHDGKTPLHVAALHGYLDACKVLLDHGAKINAVLRTSKGNSMTALDAALYRGHRDCAKLIQMHGGSTAQQLRTHKTAPNKVFTAKFRVKHNGSSSGSDSSPCRKGHRGHKHPELYYEERWIERRTRRKSNSRKLARRDSRSFSEEEVRLSKSTKKDERRARSESARYDDNGNSERNLRKKRGRKVLSHKHEYSDSSIESDSCDYSHDDDENETTVQRQRAKMQQETRKDKSKSSNETPAKDSSKKEDDDDNESVSDDSLEVIVVRKSLEKKCEKVISGRRSKTPRECTKETKLTKMHKRSSKKTSRSGKSRISDNDENVIDRDESPDKKEKSVTLKEPIRTSGTPPEEDEVDERIIESRYRRDATDSTSQETVERVIVTAMVHKDQMPDTPKSTLGATREIIHEDTLKTKTIETEETKEISEDVTTSDKNKPVSPHKMDRQDASGEKIQEVVQESSQITDEIQDEDERAKRTSDKTQGKLDTSEDVTPSDDTHEKQKADEDKIADKASYLSIESNVTEDIDSERKDSSKDEEKADKQSVSDQKDLSQHSIIVDEESGKSVSEDSKRAEIAKKTSSDNEDSKTLSSKQSEVHETTSSSKDKIADLTGEEKGATLTKQGSAKTVAKKSSESLEDTESKEDEDLNKHEEKSTGVSSMESVLNVEETLSPGRTPHDKKSEKRSDRERPEIETRGKDSRYIDDSSSSSPKSLKPVKMRRSRPSTGRNAKTGRSSSSTLTKKHLFESSEECSSHQRAIVAVIDSTEWDEDEAVEQEIRQALGEDALERDTEHEEDNEMGVMRVLPSTSEEETPSTTLGVSRTARIDSLPQVQSTTGNRLVTIENSDQIRRERFWRKQRRDSGGRDSGIEPSPRVSRIPRRRNARCCPNTAKQQALNMETITRDVQISLRRYYLERKIFFQLMELKRLQIRHGRANEHVLVKRQVEAFNRSGMSGPTLGVAKYDQPLTFRQFEAFLYEQLRRLQGRPTTPDFCTEAKQCTQKTHRCHHATSAYTSIPVYTYLGGDVPDRAEHLPKIESRGRGHMTVEVTHGEEKQVIALPTEKLDRTKKYFVTFTVRGETQDDEKSKSSCTIRRNAKSV, encoded by the exons ATGGACTCGAAGACACCGCCGATCCCGTTGAAGCCGCAGGAGAAGCCTCAACCTCAGAAGAGAACAGAACGTGTGGCCGACGTGTCTTTGCCCCCGCTGACAACTTATCCGAATCCTCGTACCAAGGACAGATCGCTCATCGGTACATCGTGGTCGCAGAATCCCAGGCTTGCGTCGCAGCAGGATCATCGCAAGAAGAGACCTTACAA AGTGCTACACATCGGCGCTACGCCCTTGATGCACGCCTGTCAACAGGGCGACAGAGCGAGGGTGTTGAGATTACTGAAGGAACAGGGAGAAACAATCGCTTACAGAGATCGCACGTTAAGGAACGCTCTTCATTATTGCATGGACGCGGGAACCGGTGGTGCGGTCGCCGCGGCGGCACCGGAATTGGTGAACGCCCCGGATGCCGAGGGTCACACGCCACTTCATCTGGCGGTCATCGCCGGCGATACTCAGCTGGTCGCGGTTCTCCTGGCGAACGGGGCCGATGTCAACGCCAAGGATCTTGAAGGGCACAGCGTTCTTCATTGGGCTACTG tcTGCGGAGAAGCGGAGTGCGTTCGATTAGTCTTGGCAGCTGGTGCGCGACCTTCCACTCCCGATTTACGCGGTGGTTCTCCGCTTCACTACGCCGCCCAATGCTGCGGAGCGGCCGCCACAGCCGAGCTCGCGGTTCCCAAGAAGGTCGGTTTGAAGGTTCTGCAAACGCTCCTCGAATTCGGCGCGGATGTAAACGCAAAAGACGAAGATGGACGACAGCCGATTCTATGGGCGGCAAGCGCTGGTAGCGTGGAGGCCGTATTGGCTCTGGCAAG AGCCGGAGGATCGGCGGCCGCGGGTACTTCAGACAAGGACGGATTGACGGCGCTTCATTGCGCGGCTTCCCGGGGCCACGCGAGATGCGTGGAAGCGTTGGTCAACTTGTGCGGATCTCACCCCGACCACGTGGACGACAACGGTTGCTCCGCGTTACACTACGCCGCCACTTTGGGTCATGCTGACGCCACCGCACTTATTCTTAAACTCGGCGCGGATCCTAATCGTCAGGATCGAAAGGGTAGAAC ACCGGCACTTTGCGCCGCGGCTAAAGGGCAGTTGGAAACCTTGAAGATTCTGAGTCAACACGGCGGTTCGCTTCACGTCAGAACTGTACGAGGTACAGGGATCGGTCACGAGGCAGTCGCATCCGGTAGAATCGAGTTGATAAAGTGGCTGGCGAAGAGGAGACCAAGCACGTTGGACGTCGCTACGCACGACGGCAAGACACCTCTTCACGTCGCTGCTTTGCACGGCTACTTGGATGCGTGCAAGGTTCTTTTGGATCACGGCGCAAAAATCAACGCTGTTCTCAGGACCAGTAAGGGCAACTCGATGACTGCACTGGACGCGGCACTCTACAGAGGGCACCGAGATTGCGCGAAACTGATCCAGATGCACGGTGGCAGTACGGCCCAGCAGTTGAGGACGCATAAAACTGCACCGAACAAAG TTTTCACAGCAAAGTTTCGAGTGAAACATAACGGGAGCAGTTCCGGAAGCGACAGTAGTCCTTGTAGGAAAGGTCACAGAGGCCACAAACATCCCGAGCTCTACTACGAGGAACGATGGATAGAACGGAGAACACGACGGAAAAGTAATTCGAGAAAGCTGGCTCGTCGGGATAGTCGAAGTTTCAGCGAAGAGGAAGTGCGATTATCGAAGTCTACGAAAAAAGATGAGAGGAGAGCTCGAAGCGAATCTGCgcg ATACGATGATAATGGCAACAGCGAGCGCAATCTGCGAAAAAAACGAGGCAGAAAAGTATTGAGTCACAAACATGAATATTCGGATTCGTCGATCGAATCTGATAGCTGTGATTATTCTCACGACGATGATGAAAATGAGACAACCGTACAGCGGCAACGTGCAAAAATGCAGCAGGAAACAAGAAAAGACAAGAGTAAGAGTTCCAACGAAACGCCAGCCAAAGATAGCTCGAAGAAAGAGGACGATGACGACAATGAAAGCGTAAGCGACGACAGCTTAGAGGTGATTGTGGTGAGGAAATcgctagaaaaaaaatgtgaaaaagtgATATCCGGAAGAAGATCGAAGACTCCTAGAGAATGCACGAAGGAGACAAAACTCACCAAAATGCACAAACGTAGTTCCAAGAAGACGTCCAGATCCGGTAAATCAAGAATATCCGATAACGATGAAAATGTGATAGATCGAGACGAATCACccgataagaaagaaaaaagcgtAACGCTAAAAGAGCCGATACGTACTTCGGGAACACCACCTGAAGAAGATGAAGTTGACGAGAGGATAATAGAATCTCGATATCGCAGAGACGCGACGGATAGCACCAGTCAGGAAACTGTGGAGCGAGTGATTGTCACGGCGATGGTTCACAAGGATCAGATGCCCGACACTCCGAAATCAACGTTGGGGGCAACGAGGGAGATTATTCATGAAGACACTTTGAAGACGAAAACGATAGAGACAGAAGAGACGAAGGAAATTTCCGAAGATGTTACTACTTCCGACAAAAATAAGCCGGTATCGCCGCACAAAATGGATAGGCAAGATGCTTCTGGAGAAAAAATACAGGAAGTGGTGCAAGAAAGTTCCCAAATTACTGATGAAATTCAAGATGAGGATGAGAGAGCCAAGAGAACGAGTGATAAGACGCAAG GCAAGTTAGATACATCCGAAGACGTAACACCGAGTGACGATACGCACGAAAAGCAAAAAGCGGACGAGGACAAAATAGCTGATAAAGCCTCTTATTTAAGTATCGAATCTAATGTTACTGAAGATATCGACAGTGAGAGGAAAGACAGTTCAAAAGATGAAGAGAAAGCCGATAAGCAATCTGTTTCGGATCAAAAAGACCTTTCTCAACATTCTATTATCGTGGACGAAGAAAGCGGAAAATCCGTTTCCGAAGATTCAAAGCGAGCGGAGATCGCGAAAAAGACTTCATCGGATAATGAAGACTCAAAGACACTGTCTTCGAAACAATCAGAAGTACACGAAACTACGAGTAGTTCAAAGGATAAAATAGCAGATCTGACAGGTGAGGAAAAAGGCGCAACTTTGACAAAACAGGGATCTGCGAAAACAGTCGCCAAAAAGAGCTCCGAATCGCTCGAAGATACTGAATCAAAAGAGGATGAAGATTTGAACAAGCACGAAGAAAAATCTACGGGCGTGTCATCAATGGAATCGGTGTTGAATGTGGAGGAAACTCTTTCTCCAGGAAGGACGCCTCACGATAAAAAATCGGAAAAAAGATCAGACAGAGAACGACCAGAGATTGAAACAA GGGGCAAAGATTCTCGTTACATCGACGATAGTTCCTCGAGTTCTCCAAAATCCTTGAAGCCGGTTAAGATGAGACGTTCGAGACCGTCCACGGGAAGGAACGCAAAGACAGGAAGATCGTCCTCAAGTACATTAACGAAAAAACATCTGTTTGAAAGCTCGGAAGAATGTTCGTCGCATCAGCGTGCGATAGTCGCGGTGATAGATAGCACAGAATGGGACGAGGACGAGGCGGTTGAACAGGAAATCCGACAAGCACTCGGGGAGGATGCACTGGAGCGCGATACGGAACACGAAGAGGACAATGAGATGGGTGTTATGCGAGTTTTGCCAAGTACGAGCGAGGAAGAGACTCCCAGCACGACTTTAGGTGTATCTAGAACTGCTAGAATCGACTCTTTGCCTcag gTGCAATCGACCACTGGCAACCGTTTAGTTACAATCGAGAATTCCGATCAGATCCGTCGAGAACGATTCTGGCGGAAACAACGTCGCGACAGCGGAGGTAGAGACAGCGGGATAGAACCAAGTCCGAGGGTGTCGAGAATTCCACGGAGGCGAAACGCAAGATGCTGTCCGAATACGGCGAAACAGCAAGCCCTCAATATGGAAACTATCACCAGGGACGTGCAAATTAGTCTGCGTCGTTATTATCTCGAAAGGAAGATTTTTTTCCAACTGATGGAACTAAAGAGATTGCAGATTCGTCACGGTAGAGCGAACGAGCATGTCCTGGTGAAAAGGCAG gtgGAAGCTTTTAATAGATCTGGCATGTCTGGACCCACCCTTGGCGTCGCAAAATATGATCAACCGTTAACATTCAG ACAATTCGAAGCGTTCCTGTACGAACAATTAAGAAGATTACAGGGAAGACCGACTACTCCAGATTTTTGCACCGAAGCTAAGCAATGCACGCAAAAGACTCATCGTTGCCATCACGCGACCAGCGCTTACACCTCTATTCCAGTGTACACGTATC TAGGTGGAGACGTCCCAGATCGAGCGGAACATCTTCCGAAGATAGAGAGTCGCGGCAGAGGACACATGACG GTGGAAGTGACGCATGGAGAAGAAAAACAGGTGATCGCCCTTCCGACTGAGAAGTTAGATCGtaccaaaaaatattttgttactttCACCGTAAGGGGCGAAACGCAAGACGATGAGAAATCCAAATCATCCTGCACGATACGAAGAAATGCAAAGAgcgtataa